From a single Cyclobacterium marinum DSM 745 genomic region:
- a CDS encoding sulfatase family protein, whose product MKKTSRTRPLKWAFIMFILMSVTKLTSYAQEKKPNIIYILSDDQAWNDYGFTGHPHIETPNIDKLAEEGHTFTRGYVTAPLCSPSLASIITGLYPYQHGITGNDPEFNFEGKRYSNDWQIARSRLYKDYLDEFQKHPTIPMILKKLGYLSFQAGKWWGGNYKEGGFTHGMTHGDPSRGGRHGDVGLKIGREGMDPIFDFMDQAIDEDKPFFVWYAPFLPHSPHNPPDSLLQKYLPLAPSKSVASYWAMCEWFDITIGQLLDRVEEKGLSENTLVVFVTDNGWIQDPDTPNKFVKGSKQAPQDMGIRTPIIYKWPKKIKPKMDHSNLASSIDMAVTTMAAVGLDPLPNMQGINIMDKKALKNRKEIYSMDFAHDMKGVEVPEKTLESRILITSPWKIIVPGVANEDTQEVMLYNILKDPLEENNLAEKHPEVVAKLTASLNKWWNN is encoded by the coding sequence ATGAAAAAAACAAGTAGGACTCGTCCTTTAAAGTGGGCATTTATAATGTTCATTTTGATGTCAGTTACAAAATTGACATCCTATGCCCAAGAAAAAAAACCCAATATAATTTATATCTTATCCGATGATCAAGCGTGGAATGATTATGGTTTTACTGGTCACCCACATATTGAAACACCGAATATTGACAAATTGGCTGAGGAAGGCCATACCTTCACTCGGGGTTATGTGACCGCCCCACTATGCAGTCCTTCATTGGCAAGTATAATAACTGGTCTTTATCCTTATCAACATGGGATCACCGGGAATGATCCAGAATTTAATTTTGAGGGTAAGCGATACAGCAATGATTGGCAAATCGCCAGGTCTCGACTTTATAAAGACTATTTAGATGAATTTCAAAAACACCCTACCATCCCAATGATTCTTAAAAAATTAGGATATTTATCATTTCAAGCCGGAAAATGGTGGGGTGGAAACTATAAAGAAGGAGGGTTTACACATGGTATGACCCACGGTGATCCAAGCCGAGGTGGAAGACATGGAGATGTAGGCCTAAAAATTGGACGTGAAGGAATGGATCCTATATTTGATTTTATGGATCAAGCAATCGATGAAGACAAGCCCTTCTTTGTATGGTATGCACCATTTTTGCCTCATTCTCCCCATAATCCACCGGATTCTTTGCTTCAAAAATACTTGCCATTGGCTCCAAGTAAATCTGTAGCTTCATATTGGGCAATGTGTGAATGGTTTGACATCACCATTGGTCAGCTTTTGGATAGGGTAGAAGAAAAGGGGCTTTCAGAGAATACCTTAGTGGTATTTGTTACTGACAATGGATGGATTCAAGATCCTGATACTCCTAATAAATTTGTGAAGGGGTCCAAGCAGGCTCCCCAAGACATGGGAATAAGAACTCCTATTATTTATAAATGGCCGAAAAAAATAAAGCCTAAGATGGATCATTCTAATTTGGCAAGTAGCATCGATATGGCGGTAACCACGATGGCGGCTGTAGGGCTGGATCCGCTTCCTAATATGCAAGGAATTAATATAATGGATAAAAAAGCCTTGAAAAATAGAAAGGAAATCTACAGCATGGATTTTGCTCATGATATGAAAGGTGTTGAGGTACCGGAAAAGACTTTGGAAAGTAGAATTCTTATCACCAGTCCTTGGAAAATTATTGTACCGGGAGTAGCCAATGAGGACACCCAAGAAGTAATGTTGTACAATATCTTAAAGGACCCTCTTGAAGAAAATAACCTGGCGGAGAAACATCCTGAGGTGGTGGCAAAACTTACTGCTTCACTGAATAAATGGTGGAACAACTAA
- a CDS encoding protein adenylyltransferase SelO yields MKDKIFDQEMNLNIQDTFTSELPEDPIMGKQRRQVTDACFSYVDPSPTAAPKLIHVSKEMLDNLGLTIEDSKSTEFLKVFTGNSVLDKTKPYAMSYGGHQFGNWAGQLGDGRAINLFEVVHQEKKWVVQLKGAGETPYSRTADGLAVLRSSIREYLCSEAMHHLGVPTTRALSLALTGDKVMRDVLYNGNPAYEKGAIVSRVSPSFLRFGNYELFASRQDTITLKTLVDFTIKHHFSHLGTPSKETYIAFFNEVVQSTLALIVHWQSVGFVHGVMNTDNMSILGLTIDYGPYGWLEGFEEGWTPNTTDLHQKRYRYGNQPNIGLWNLYQLANALYPLIEEVAPLEDALDQYRSGFPKAMVQMMREKIGLTTEKGKDIALIQELERLLQEAETDMTIFFRLLSKIEKADTSNGLEQVMEAFYTPSELSSSLREDWQAWFQFYGNRLQEESLSDIERKKIMNLVNPKYVLRNYMAQLAIDDAENGNYGLLEELFDLLKNPYSEQADQEKWFAKRPEWARHKVGCSMLSCSS; encoded by the coding sequence ATGAAGGATAAAATATTTGACCAAGAAATGAACCTTAACATTCAAGATACTTTTACAAGTGAATTACCTGAAGACCCTATTATGGGGAAACAACGGCGACAGGTTACAGATGCATGTTTTTCTTATGTAGATCCAAGTCCAACCGCAGCACCTAAACTGATACATGTTTCAAAGGAAATGTTGGATAATCTGGGATTAACAATAGAAGACAGCAAATCCACTGAATTTCTAAAAGTTTTTACAGGCAATTCTGTTCTGGATAAAACCAAACCATATGCCATGAGCTATGGTGGTCATCAGTTTGGAAATTGGGCAGGGCAATTGGGTGATGGAAGAGCTATCAATTTATTTGAAGTAGTGCATCAGGAAAAGAAATGGGTGGTACAGCTTAAAGGTGCGGGAGAGACACCTTATTCGAGAACAGCAGACGGGCTTGCTGTTTTGCGCTCTTCCATTCGCGAATACCTTTGCAGTGAAGCAATGCATCACTTGGGAGTACCTACCACCAGGGCTTTGTCTCTAGCCTTAACCGGTGACAAAGTGATGCGAGATGTTTTGTACAATGGAAATCCCGCCTATGAAAAAGGAGCCATCGTCAGCCGAGTCTCACCAAGTTTTTTACGTTTTGGAAATTATGAACTTTTTGCCTCCCGCCAAGACACTATCACACTTAAAACCCTTGTAGACTTTACCATAAAACATCATTTCTCGCACTTAGGGACTCCTTCTAAAGAGACTTATATAGCTTTTTTCAATGAGGTGGTGCAAAGTACGTTAGCCCTAATTGTGCATTGGCAAAGTGTGGGTTTTGTTCACGGTGTAATGAATACAGACAACATGTCAATTTTAGGCTTGACTATAGATTATGGTCCTTACGGTTGGCTAGAGGGTTTCGAAGAAGGCTGGACACCCAATACTACAGACCTACACCAAAAGAGATACCGATATGGAAACCAACCCAATATTGGTCTATGGAATTTATATCAATTGGCCAATGCATTGTACCCTTTGATTGAAGAAGTAGCACCTTTGGAAGATGCTCTGGATCAATACAGATCAGGTTTTCCAAAAGCAATGGTTCAAATGATGCGGGAGAAAATTGGTTTAACCACAGAAAAAGGGAAAGACATTGCTTTAATTCAAGAATTGGAAAGGCTATTGCAGGAAGCAGAAACAGATATGACAATATTTTTCAGGTTGCTAAGTAAAATAGAGAAAGCCGACACCTCAAATGGTTTAGAACAGGTAATGGAAGCCTTCTACACTCCTTCTGAGTTATCATCGAGCCTGCGAGAAGATTGGCAAGCTTGGTTCCAATTTTATGGAAACCGTTTGCAAGAAGAATCTTTATCTGACATCGAGCGAAAGAAAATCATGAACCTAGTTAACCCGAAATATGTACTTCGGAATTACATGGCTCAATTGGCGATTGATGATGCAGAAAATGGAAATTATGGCCTATTGGAGGAATTGTTTGACCTATTGAAAAACCCTTATTCAGAACAAGCCGATCAGGAAAAATGGTTTGCCAAACGACCTGAATGGGCGAGGCATAAAGTAGGTTGTTCCATGCTTTCCTGCAGTTCATAA
- a CDS encoding RNA polymerase sigma factor, with protein MSIFEGLNRPEILNNYTHKTELLALLKKGDMVAFDAIYNRYCQKLYRFVFRYLKQKEDAEGIVQEVFIKVWETREKIDLYQSFDSFLFTIAYNATISLLRKRMTVSKSKEFLRNDQEISSSDYIINEIHYKELKANVEQLLSQLTPRQQEIYRLSRENGFNHAEIAQKLGISCNTVKNHLVSVLKFLRAKLNNDLTLNIFFICFFL; from the coding sequence TTGAGTATTTTTGAAGGGCTTAATAGACCCGAAATATTGAATAATTATACCCACAAGACTGAACTTCTGGCACTTTTGAAGAAAGGTGATATGGTAGCTTTCGATGCCATCTACAATAGGTATTGTCAAAAACTCTACAGATTTGTGTTTCGGTATTTGAAGCAAAAAGAAGATGCAGAAGGAATAGTTCAGGAAGTGTTTATTAAAGTTTGGGAGACAAGAGAAAAAATAGACCTTTACCAATCATTTGATTCTTTTCTTTTTACAATTGCCTACAATGCTACCATAAGTCTTCTTCGAAAAAGAATGACCGTTTCCAAGTCCAAGGAGTTTCTGAGGAATGATCAGGAAATAAGCAGCTCAGATTATATCATTAATGAAATTCATTACAAAGAACTTAAGGCCAATGTAGAGCAATTATTGAGTCAATTAACGCCGAGGCAACAGGAAATTTATCGATTAAGCAGGGAGAATGGATTCAATCACGCAGAAATTGCGCAAAAATTAGGGATTTCATGTAATACAGTAAAAAACCATTTGGTATCTGTTTTAAAATTTCTGAGAGCTAAATTAAACAATGATTTAACCCTTAATATTTTTTTTATTTGCTTTTTTCTTTAG
- a CDS encoding DUF3703 domain-containing protein: MKFYTSMPSDLAPYFNEALESYRMEFAAGHLGKAWKHLENAHIIGQRYPYSHSSVHWKMLLFGIRIKSKKEIIGQIPRLVFGGVKSFVGKVPLGNPGGANVPALKSFPIEKSLQEIFKKSGVNL; the protein is encoded by the coding sequence ATGAAATTTTACACTTCTATGCCTTCAGATTTAGCGCCTTATTTTAATGAAGCACTTGAAAGTTACAGAATGGAATTTGCAGCCGGTCATCTTGGCAAAGCCTGGAAACATCTGGAAAATGCCCACATAATAGGCCAAAGGTATCCTTATTCTCACTCCTCTGTCCATTGGAAAATGCTTTTGTTTGGGATAAGAATTAAAAGTAAAAAGGAGATAATCGGTCAAATCCCCCGTTTGGTATTCGGAGGAGTAAAATCTTTTGTGGGAAAAGTTCCTTTAGGTAATCCCGGTGGCGCTAATGTCCCTGCTTTAAAATCATTTCCAATCGAGAAAAGCTTACAAGAGATCTTTAAAAAAAGCGGAGTAAATCTATAA
- a CDS encoding TonB-dependent receptor, with protein sequence MKNNNQNNKEKDKPGINRAFRVMKLTMFLLVFSVITVLAEKTYSQTEKLNLAFNNYEIREVLHDIEAQSEYYFMFSEKIVDVKRKISIDAKNESIDVVLDKMFSGTNVEHAVRDRYIILTTNEISGNNILAQEEKVISGTVTGEDGETIPGVNVIVKGTAIGAVSDLDGKYTIQVPDENSILIFSYLGYAPQEVEVGNRSVIDLVLTADIASLEEVVVVGYGTARRKDISGAVGTVKLEDSELALSASSNALQSLQGTVAGVNVAPQTSPGSTPGILVRGQNSINGSNSPLIVLDGIIYLGSLTDINPDDIAVIDVLKDASAAAVYGSRSANGVIVITTKSGKSNKPIIKYDGSFGINRWQNQFDMMNLERWTEKYVAQTPSIESPSEIVFDDVTRTRLFAQGVDTDWMDLISRNGAIQNHQVSVSGKSDKINYYFSGGYNTNEGAIVGDDYQRISIRSKLDADVTSWLKVGIDGAYNNNDYSGIGANVARAYQMAPMSYPYRWDAMPENPESNTGTLLERYPTGSSIPSPLWDLSEGVDDIDKRNFYRLATYALVKVPKIEGLTYRFNYSINANNNVQDRFYHENYYIQEQLVEPFIQRYSPTEVAKTLAQANGYNRRTNYHTYVMDNIINYNKQLGEHYLDATLVATRDFSYTKTVEASGNDFSDNGNTLLGVNGIHKATVQRNNLTIVERANIGYVGRIGYSYRDRYNLTATVRRDGSSVFGAEKKWGNFPSIGVSWTISEEEFLKGDQYLDYLKVKASYGQNGNQGVSPYGTLAPFASGSGGGIRYEFGDAPSTILYGISQSGLGNPNLGWETTTAFNGGFQSAWLNGNVLFDLDFYFSSTTDQIFVRQIPIMTGFSSIISSLGQVDNRGIEISLRTTNISNKNFTWTSGLMFWKNRNKLVELYGDDNDGDGVEDDDLSNGLFIGKPLNGIYGYVYDGVVQEADTEYIENTGAVPGDAKFKDLSGPEGVPDGIITADYDRQILGYRQENFRLSLSNTLKYKNFSFYVMLSGIFGGGKDNYYQRENPRHNSFNNRFDTNEIDHDWWTPENQSEYYLRPDFNGNRYLGLMSRGFLRIQDINLSYELPKGMLSGISVSSVKVYGSIYNLYSFTDWYGGGDAESGIRPGDNAYPVPTTYSMGLQVGF encoded by the coding sequence ATGAAAAACAATAACCAAAATAATAAAGAAAAGGATAAGCCCGGCATAAATAGGGCATTTAGGGTCATGAAATTAACCATGTTTTTGCTGGTCTTTTCTGTGATAACCGTTCTTGCCGAAAAAACCTATTCCCAGACCGAAAAGCTAAATTTGGCTTTTAATAATTATGAAATTAGGGAGGTGCTTCATGACATAGAAGCACAAAGTGAGTACTACTTTATGTTCAGTGAAAAAATCGTGGATGTAAAAAGAAAGATATCCATCGATGCAAAAAATGAATCAATTGATGTGGTGTTGGATAAAATGTTTTCGGGAACCAATGTGGAGCATGCGGTTAGGGATCGTTACATAATTTTGACAACCAATGAAATTTCGGGTAACAACATTTTGGCCCAGGAGGAAAAAGTTATATCAGGTACAGTTACAGGTGAAGACGGGGAAACAATTCCCGGAGTCAATGTCATTGTTAAAGGGACCGCTATCGGAGCAGTTTCAGATCTTGATGGTAAGTATACCATTCAAGTTCCAGATGAAAACTCTATACTGATTTTTAGCTATTTGGGTTATGCTCCCCAAGAAGTAGAAGTAGGGAACAGGTCGGTGATTGACTTGGTGCTGACGGCAGATATTGCATCTTTAGAAGAAGTAGTGGTTGTCGGTTATGGTACTGCCAGAAGGAAAGACATTAGTGGTGCAGTAGGTACGGTTAAACTGGAAGATTCTGAATTGGCTTTGTCGGCCTCCAGTAATGCTTTACAATCCTTGCAAGGCACAGTGGCCGGTGTAAATGTTGCGCCACAAACTTCTCCGGGATCCACTCCCGGAATCTTAGTTAGGGGGCAAAATTCCATTAATGGCTCAAATTCACCTTTAATTGTATTGGATGGTATTATTTATCTGGGAAGTTTAACAGATATAAATCCTGATGATATTGCTGTTATTGATGTTTTAAAAGATGCTTCAGCAGCTGCTGTATATGGATCCAGGTCTGCTAATGGAGTAATTGTAATTACGACCAAAAGCGGAAAATCCAATAAGCCGATTATAAAATATGATGGCTCCTTTGGGATAAATCGCTGGCAAAATCAATTTGACATGATGAATTTGGAAAGGTGGACAGAGAAATATGTTGCCCAAACACCTTCCATAGAATCGCCATCCGAAATCGTATTTGATGATGTAACCAGAACCAGGCTTTTTGCTCAAGGAGTGGATACCGATTGGATGGATCTTATTTCAAGAAATGGTGCCATTCAAAACCATCAAGTGTCTGTATCCGGGAAGTCCGATAAAATCAATTATTATTTTTCTGGTGGATACAACACCAATGAAGGAGCCATAGTAGGAGACGATTATCAGCGGATTTCAATCCGATCCAAATTGGATGCTGATGTAACAAGCTGGTTAAAAGTTGGGATTGACGGTGCTTACAATAACAATGATTATTCCGGTATTGGGGCCAATGTAGCCAGAGCCTACCAAATGGCTCCAATGAGTTATCCATACAGATGGGATGCCATGCCTGAAAACCCGGAGTCGAATACAGGTACTTTGTTAGAAAGATATCCTACAGGATCTTCTATACCAAGTCCTCTATGGGATTTATCAGAAGGAGTGGATGATATTGATAAGCGGAATTTTTATCGTCTTGCCACCTACGCCTTGGTAAAAGTGCCCAAAATTGAAGGCCTTACTTATAGGTTTAATTACTCTATCAATGCCAATAATAATGTGCAAGACAGGTTCTATCATGAGAATTATTATATTCAAGAGCAACTAGTTGAGCCATTTATACAGAGGTATTCCCCTACAGAGGTCGCCAAGACTTTGGCGCAGGCAAATGGGTATAATCGCCGTACAAATTACCATACCTATGTAATGGATAATATCATCAATTATAACAAACAACTCGGGGAACATTACTTGGATGCCACCTTAGTGGCCACAAGGGATTTTTCATACACCAAAACTGTGGAAGCAAGTGGGAATGATTTTTCTGATAATGGCAATACCTTGTTGGGAGTGAATGGTATTCATAAAGCTACTGTTCAAAGAAATAATTTGACGATAGTAGAAAGAGCGAATATAGGCTATGTTGGTAGGATTGGCTATAGTTATAGAGACAGGTATAATTTAACCGCAACTGTTCGAAGAGATGGATCATCAGTTTTTGGAGCTGAAAAGAAATGGGGTAATTTCCCATCTATTGGAGTTTCATGGACAATTTCTGAAGAGGAATTCCTTAAGGGGGACCAATACCTAGATTATCTAAAAGTGAAAGCATCCTATGGTCAGAATGGGAACCAAGGTGTTTCTCCGTATGGAACATTGGCACCTTTTGCTAGTGGAAGTGGCGGTGGAATACGCTATGAGTTTGGAGATGCTCCTTCCACAATTTTATATGGAATTTCTCAAAGTGGGCTGGGCAATCCAAATTTAGGTTGGGAAACAACCACAGCTTTTAATGGTGGGTTCCAGTCTGCTTGGTTGAATGGAAATGTGCTCTTCGATCTTGATTTCTATTTTTCTAGTACTACAGATCAAATATTTGTCCGCCAAATTCCCATCATGACAGGCTTCAGCTCTATTATATCGAGTCTTGGTCAAGTTGACAATAGAGGAATTGAAATAAGTCTTCGTACTACTAATATCTCAAATAAAAATTTCACCTGGACTTCCGGTTTAATGTTTTGGAAAAACAGGAATAAACTAGTTGAGCTCTATGGAGACGATAATGACGGTGATGGTGTAGAAGATGATGATTTGTCCAACGGACTGTTTATAGGCAAACCACTGAATGGTATTTATGGCTATGTATATGATGGAGTTGTTCAGGAGGCTGATACAGAGTATATCGAAAACACAGGAGCTGTACCCGGGGATGCTAAATTTAAAGACCTAAGTGGGCCGGAAGGAGTTCCCGATGGGATTATTACTGCAGATTATGATCGCCAAATCCTTGGGTATAGACAAGAGAATTTTAGATTGAGTCTATCCAATACCCTTAAATACAAGAACTTTAGCTTTTACGTTATGCTTTCCGGTATTTTTGGTGGAGGTAAAGACAATTACTATCAAAGAGAAAATCCCAGACATAATTCTTTCAATAATAGATTTGATACCAATGAAATTGATCATGATTGGTGGACACCGGAAAATCAAAGCGAATATTATTTAAGGCCTGATTTCAATGGAAACCGGTATTTAGGTCTAATGTCAAGAGGCTTTTTAAGGATTCAGGACATTAATTTGTCTTATGAGCTTCCTAAAGGTATGCTTAGCGGCATTAGTGTATCTTCAGTAAAAGTCTACGGCAGTATTTACAACTTATACTCCTTCACAGACTGGTACGGAGGTGGTGATGCAGAATCTGGTATTAGGCCGGGAGACAATGCCTACCCTGTGCCAACAACCTATTCAATGGGTTTGCAAGTAGGGTTTTAA
- a CDS encoding FecR family protein has translation MDRKIFNNYIDNKCTEEEYEVISKWIISGKDKEKIKGWLRESWQNLAVEDSMEPSVDFQAILDKVHHEINLKNLPQETKDNKINKIKGWYRKMAATLLLPLIGTLGVLLIKDFYQEQNYFKVKPDEIEIIAPIGARVVVQLSDGTEVHLNYGSSLKYPRIFTGDKRTVSLKGEGFFNVAHDPENPFIVHTSNLSIKALGTSFNVSAYPNDNFVSATLKEGKVVLEKNSKQKEDLILGKMVPGQHVRLDKATGRLTSSKGNIERYYAWKEGKMVFENATIGSIADKLGRKFNVVFDISEEIKDLTYTVTLEDDPLEVILDLMKEVTAIRYTIYPRKKAADGSFSKQKISIEKR, from the coding sequence ATGGATAGAAAGATATTTAATAATTACATAGACAATAAGTGTACTGAAGAGGAGTATGAAGTTATCTCTAAGTGGATAATTTCGGGCAAAGATAAGGAGAAGATTAAAGGTTGGTTACGAGAAAGTTGGCAAAATTTAGCTGTAGAGGATAGTATGGAACCTTCAGTTGATTTTCAGGCGATTCTGGATAAGGTTCATCATGAAATAAATCTTAAAAACCTACCTCAAGAGACCAAGGATAATAAAATAAATAAAATCAAGGGATGGTACAGAAAAATGGCTGCTACTTTATTGCTTCCACTTATTGGAACTCTTGGTGTATTATTGATTAAGGATTTTTATCAGGAACAGAATTATTTTAAAGTAAAACCCGACGAAATAGAGATAATTGCACCGATAGGAGCTCGAGTTGTTGTTCAATTGTCAGACGGAACTGAGGTTCATTTAAATTATGGGAGTAGCCTAAAATATCCCAGAATTTTTACAGGGGATAAAAGAACAGTTAGTCTGAAAGGAGAAGGGTTTTTTAATGTCGCCCACGACCCGGAAAACCCATTTATAGTCCACACTTCCAATCTTTCTATTAAAGCTTTGGGAACTTCCTTCAATGTATCTGCTTACCCCAATGATAATTTTGTCTCCGCTACACTAAAAGAGGGAAAGGTTGTCCTTGAAAAAAATAGTAAGCAAAAGGAAGACCTCATTCTTGGGAAGATGGTGCCGGGCCAGCACGTAAGGTTGGATAAGGCTACGGGTAGATTGACATCTTCCAAAGGCAATATAGAACGGTATTATGCTTGGAAAGAGGGGAAAATGGTATTTGAAAATGCCACTATAGGAAGCATTGCAGATAAGCTCGGTAGGAAGTTTAATGTAGTCTTTGATATTTCTGAGGAGATTAAAGACTTAACCTATACAGTAACACTTGAGGACGACCCATTGGAAGTTATTCTAGATCTTATGAAGGAGGTTACTGCTATTCGTTATACCATTTACCCCAGAAAAAAAGCAGCTGACGGCAGCTTTTCCAAACAAAAAATAAGCATTGAAAAGCGATGA